The nucleotide sequence ttcatttccttttaaaCGAATACTGATCGGAAAGTTAAGGGAATTTTTCATAAGTTATCCTTGACTTTCCGCCCAGGACTCGTGGGTGTgcgtctctgtgtgtgtgtgtgtgtgtgtgttgtgtaaGAGTTTTAGTGTGTGCTTGCTTTGCTGCTTGACTTTGTCGTCTCCTTTGCTTATTCATCTTTTTGCTTTGTATTGCTGTATGTGTCTGTGTGGGacagttacagttacagttacGAGTTACAGTTACTTTACGCtttatatgtattgtatatatgtatataaattaatttatgcataatATTATGTCTTTAATCTTCGATCGCTGCCCCGCTTTCTTAGCTAccatatatagtatatgtgtgtgttatgCAATTTTGCTTGTTTATTCCCTATATAGTATATTTATAAGTGTGTGTTCGTcctgcacgtgtgtgtgtggtgtgtgtgtatgtggttGTTTGTTGGTTTGAGTGAGTGCTTTCCACCATCATCTGCTGCATCTGTATTACCCAGTTTTGTATGTTTAGCATGATGTTTCCTATATAGTATAGTTTAAATATGGTTTTAAGTTCTCCTCCTCCTGTGGCTCTAgctctacatatatattttttttgtctttcactTGCTGACTTTCCACACACACTGCAGTCCTTTCGACGTCCCTATGGTTATAGTCCCTTCCCCCCACTGCCCCTCCCCTGCTCCACCGCTAATTGCACATCATAAATGTTTCCTCTaccaaaatttattttatccCCCATCACTCatcacactcactcacactgCCACACTCGCAACATCCCTAATAACATAAGCAGCTTACTTTACAGCATTTTGCAATGGTTTCCTTGCgctctatatgtatatatgcgtgtaggtgtgtgtgcttgtgtgggtgagtgtcCTTCCAGAGCTTCTACCTTCAATATGCGATTTCCTTTGACTAAACATTTCCGAAATTGCAGCTGTGGTGCGTGTATTTCTGTTTCTCAGCTTATATAAATTCTATTTATGCTTTGTAGTTTACTTTTGTTGCTGTGGCTCTTTGTTGCATGTTTGTTGcatgtttgttgttgttgttgttcttgttttggtagtagtagtagtagtagcatcactattgttgctgttgctgttgcatccTCAAAGTTAACATGGATAAATTCCTACAAAATAATCGAAAAAATGTTGGCAAAAAACTTCATACATATGTCTCGTAATTTATATGACGTATTATATCGGTATTTgttatatactatatatatatatatatatataagcaaAGTGATTGTGCCAACTACTACTATTTACATTCATTCTCTGCTATTTACAGCAAgcaaaaccgaaaataaaatgagtccaatcaaaagaaatcgaagattaaataatataaattttagtttttcccTCGCTATGGCATTCAACTAATTTACattacatgtacatacatattttttagtgtgtgtgtggccaaAAACTAAAGCTCCGAACttagcataaattaaattaaaccaTAGGCATATTAACATAATCGTAATCAACTAAAATTATAAACTAAGagtgcggctgctgctgcagttcgATCAGAGTTGAGgggcatacatatatagcatatagcgTGGtattgttgtagttgttgttgttgtcgcagATTGTTGTAGTTTGTAGTTGtcgttgcagttgttgttgttgttgttgcagtttaGTTGTTGGTATGATTTTATTATTCAGGGCAGCTCTCAACGAAAAATTGGCGACtacgaaaatttgtttactttatgtttttctttttttcggatTTAACCTATTTTGTGGTGGTTGATTTTTGGTGGtttttggttgttgttgttgtagttggtggtggtggtggtggtgcgccaagaaaaaatgaaagaaaagaaagcaaatACCGATATGTGTAGGCTACGACAAACGACAAAATGGCCAGCGAGATACAAAATACTGTGAGGCTGGGCTCAACGAAACTCACCTTGGTAGTTCTGAGGCCAAATGGTGGGTACATTCTGCAGGAAAAGATATGAGAATaagtattttatatatttatatatacatcaTAGTATTGCAGTATTGTGGTCAAAGGAAGAGCACAAAAATttaagtacatacatatataattataaaacatttacttttaaatatacatctaaataaagttgttcgCCAAAAATCGTggcaaatatatgtatgtatcatTATCAGAGTGCTATTATTTTGACCTTATCTGCATCGCATCGAATCGCACTCACCATTGGCACACTGTAGTACTGATAGAATGGCTGATATTGCATGGCTGAAGGTGGGTAGATGGCTGGCACTCCAGCGGCTGTAAAGTCAGTAACTAGGTTTGGTTAATTGTTTCCCAATTGATGTTggtgttggttggttggttggttggtggtggtggtggtgttttgGTTGTAGTTGTTGTGTTGATGAAGTGTATTTTCGAGTTAAGAAAGAGAGCGTAATGAAAtacaaagaaaagaaaaacaaatgtcAATAAAACCAAGTGAAACTCAGAGAAACGATGAAGACCCATCAAACATAgattaatatattaatataatttcgCATATAACTCACCTGGCGGATATACAGCGGCTGCGAACTGATCCATGGGTATATTGCTGATCGGTGCCGGCGGCGTGGTGGTATAGTAGACGGCTCCGTTTGTGGCCACAATTGACTGCAGAGGATTGGGCTGGGATAGAGAATTTTAATATTAGTTTATAACAATCGCACAGACAGGAAGCACTCACCTGCTTTTTGATGGCCGGTGCAATGTTCAGCTTCCGATCTCTTAGTACCACGCATTCaccctattttttttttttttaatcgttTTTTGGCCAGAGTGTGAGAGAGTTGGAAGAAAAAGACAGAGGGAGAAAGCATAAATGGATGAGCATTAATATCAGAATATTGCATTATCAACACACAAGCCGAACgaagaaattcaaattcaaatcgaACGCAGCAGCATCAAAAATTCTcaaaaaatagttaaaaatTAATGCGCAACGCTTTTGGTTTTATAttgtgtcttttttttttttttgattattatttaaatcttCTGttcattttttgctttttatggcACGGCCATGGctaagagagagagaaacaCGTGCCAAGGCAAAATACCATTACcaaagttatatatatatatataaagtatataggTGTAAATGTTTATACGGTGGGGTGTAGTTGTGTTGcggtgtgtgcttgtgtgtgtggtgtgatTATATTAGGTAAGGTTTATTACAAAATGTCATGTACATATGTTGCATAACTAGATTTGCGCTGTTTTTGCTGTGGTTTTAAATTTGGCTTCAAAAGCAAATTCAATCGCCAACTTATTGCTCGCATTGTTTCGTAATTTTCATATTCAATTTTCGCGGCACAAAATTCAACAACATGTTTATTTTAATCaacaaacataaacataaaaattaattaaccaGAATAATGAACTCATTTAAAAAAGTATAACAACTGAAAAGGCACAAAAGCATTGTTAAAAgaacaaaattcaatttggaatATAAAGCTTGCTTATTGTTTCGTTTCTTCTCTCGTCTCGTGTTTCCTACTGAATAACAAtgataataattataaatcaatttaatacaaaaacaaacaataaaactgTTAAACCAATAATAATGTAACACCAACACCAAGTTAAAAGTgtagatatttatatataataatagtaaAGTCATATCTTTTTTCGGAGAAAGGTCGTTCGTTTAAAATCTCGTAAGCCTCTTTTACAAAGCCTTTTATAAGGAACTTTTCCACAAGTTCATTTTCGTTcgaaaaattccatttttaaaaatgcatttagcTTCTCTCGACCCAATAAATCAgccaatttacatttaatacCTTTTCCTCCGGCAAAAAACTACTAACCCAGATGGGAAGCGGGCTAACTTGGCTGACTGGCCGTCTGGCAGCCAGTTCATCTTTAATTGCCAATTAGTCCCGGCTGATACCCTTGTGATTTGCGCATGAAATGCATGAAAAGGACACGACGCCACAAAGAGATAAGCCCAGACTCCTTGAAATGGAGTCGGCCGGGGAGTGGCGGTTTTGAGTGGGTGACCCCTCTTGGCAGCGGTAATAACCATTAACCTAAGCAAATGTTTGCGGGCCAAGGAGATGCCTGCTACTTTGTCGTTAAAAAATAAcgtggaaaatgaaaagaaaagcgaggCGGGACGAGATGTGGCACGGAAAAACCTGAGCCGCCGTATCCTTTTCTGACCGCCGCTGGGCAAACATTCTTTTCATTTATGTTCGAGTTGGCTGCCCTCGAGCCATCGTCCTCGGCCAGCGGCAAAGGAATAAGGACCCTAACAAAGGGCCAACAGTTGAGAAAGTAAACTAAAGATGAAACGTATGGCAAGGGAGCTCTGAAAAGAGGCCCACCTCCTCCACCCCCCCCAACCCAACCATTCTTAACCACCTCTTGTCTTGGctgaatttaattaagaatCCCTTTGCTGGCTGCCTTTTACGGCGGTGATGGCGGTGTGGTCTTTTGTTTCGGCCCACAAAAAGGACAACAAAACTGTGCCGTCCCATGCTCCCCACtctaaaatgatttaaaattgaaGAGTCTAGAGTCCACTCATCATCTCCTGGAGTTGAGGTAGGCAAATCTCATACATTCGAAATGTGCGTTTCGAGTTCATTTTACGGACCCAAATTTTGCTCTaatctatatgtatgtatttgtgtTGCGTATTTATGCACGGATGAGGTAACGACAATGATTAGTTTGCCATCATAGAACATATACACAAAAATTAGTATACGCAGTGTGG is from Drosophila melanogaster chromosome 3L and encodes:
- the bol gene encoding boule, isoform I, giving the protein MDQFAAAVYPPAAGVPAIYPPSAMQYQPFYQYYSVPMNVPTIWPQNYQG
- the bol gene encoding boule, isoform C, with the protein product MHKIAAAPPPSATPGGGLETPLAAPKYGTLIPNRIFVGGISGDTTEADLTRVFSAYGTVKSTKIIVDRAGVSKGYGFVTFETEQEAQRLQADGECVVLRDRKLNIAPAIKKQPNPLQSIVATNGAVYYTTTPPAPISNIPMDQFAAAVYPPAAGVPAIYPPSAMQYQPFYQYYSVPMNVPTIWPQNYQG